The genomic interval GCCAAACAAAATCATGGCACCACAAAACAGGATGAAACTGTGGGTGGCGATCGCATAAATCCCCAGCCCTGCCCCGCTCAAGCCAATTAAAATTCCCACAAAAAATCCCAGTTGTCGCCCCACGTGACGCATTAGCAAGGATGCTGGAATGGTGACACTCATTGTTGCCAGTTGGAGGAGTGCGATCGGCAAAGTTGCCAGCGATTTATCCGTTGCTAATGCCTGACCAGTCAATGCTGCGACTGTAAACAAAACAACGTTTCCAGTCATTGCCAACGCCTGACACAGCGACAGCAGCAATACCTGTCTTTTCATTGGACTCATCCCATTGTGGATTTTGGATTTTGAATTGTAGAAAAGAATCGGGAAGAACTGGAGAAGCCATGAATACGAACAACGGTAGCATCAGTCAGCCAGAGTAGGATGCCCTATAGCCCTGCACTTGCTCTAGATTGAACGCGTTGGGTGTCCGCTGATTACGAGAATCACATTACCCAAAGAAGATATTGAGGCAGATGAATGGAGTCGCAGCAAATGGGAGAAAGTGCGGCAACGATTAATCGAACGGTCAAAACAGGAGTTCTTTTCTGAGGAACATAACCGAGAACAAATCGCCAAACGAATGACGATCGCTGAAGAGTACTTCGCAGCACCAGCGGAGAAACCTGCCAAAGGTGGAACCCGCTCTCAAGAAGGCGGAAAAGTCAAAGTTACATTCTAACGTCGAATTTTATGGAGAACTTGATCCATGTCTACAGCCGAAATTGAAGAAACGGATACACAAACCCAGCCGATCGCGGAGTTGAAAGTGTTTGGCAAAGACGATCGCAACCGTTGACGGAAATAACGAAAAAAAGGCAGTGATTATAGGCGCTATGGCGGAGAAAGTTGTGGGAGTATTAGGTCATCGTTCTTCAATTCATTCACCACTTCATTCATTGAATATGAATGAGCAACAATATCATCCTCGTAACGGTTCAAATCAGCGGCGGCAGACAACCTTGAACTCAGCACCAGCGGCTCTCGTCCGTCCGCTGCGTTGGGGTTGTTGGGATGCTGACCGCACCTAAACTCAAACTAATGCCCAGTCACTTCGCCTAGTGCCTCTTGAATCACTTCATCACTGACACCATGACGCTTGAGGCTTGCAATCAATGCAGACACCGTATCACCTTCCAAACGCTCCAAGTCAGCTCGCAACCCTTGCCCGATATAAGCACGTACTAACGGTTGATACCCAGAAAAACCAAGCAGGGGTGCAACTTGCTTCAAGTCCTCAATCACATCTTCAGGCATCCGAATTGTGATCGTTGTCATGGGGCGATTCCTATCCAACCGCTTCTTCAACGCTTCAGGTTTCATAAAATTCCCACTCCTTGCGTGTTGCTTTACGAGCTGAAATGATCCGAATGATGTCGTTTTCCCGCTCAACGAAGACAACATATAGCAAATTCCAACGCCGATCTAAACCAATAACAGCATCTCGCGCTTCATCATTACGACTTGCATCAACGACCACAAGCAATGGGTCGAAGAAGACTTCTGCGGCTTGCTGAAACGTAACACCGTCATGGTTAATCGGGTTGATTCTGGCTTTTTCGTCATTCCAGACAAACGTAATGCCATTGAGAACGAAATACACATCCATGCTTTTAGTGTAAGCAATGTGTATTTACATTGTCAATACGTTTTGACGCTGTAACTGGATTTTTGCGATCGTTTTCGGCACTCAACAGAAGCGATTTGAGTACTGTCCCAACCAAGAACTGAAGCAGCCCAACGGCAAAGCTCACTGGACGCAGAGCACCTCTTCAGCTCACCAACAACCTTGAGACGTTCCGGTGCAGCGACGTGTTGGGC from Kovacikia minuta CCNUW1 carries:
- a CDS encoding BrnT family toxin; translated protein: MDVYFVLNGITFVWNDEKARINPINHDGVTFQQAAEVFFDPLLVVVDASRNDEARDAVIGLDRRWNLLYVVFVERENDIIRIISARKATRKEWEFYET
- a CDS encoding BrnA antitoxin family protein; its protein translation is MTTITIRMPEDVIEDLKQVAPLLGFSGYQPLVRAYIGQGLRADLERLEGDTVSALIASLKRHGVSDEVIQEALGEVTGH